From the genome of Carnobacterium viridans:
TCGTTACTTTTTCAACTTGTAAGTGAGCATTATCCAGAATTTCTTGTTTTTCTTCTAATACTACGATATCGGCAATACCAACTGTAATACCAGCTTTTGTAGAATATTTGTATCCTAGATCTTTCATTCTGTCTAGCATTTTAGACGTTTCAGTAATCTTGAATCGTTTGAATACTTCAGCAATGATATTTCCAAGATTTTTCTTCTTGAATGGTTTAACTAATTCCTGCGCTTGAATATGTGCAAGAACGTCTATACCCGGTTCAACAAAATAGCTGTCTGGAGTTTGAACTTCCAAGTTGCTTTGTGTTGGTTCATTCATATACGGGAATTCATTTGGCATGATATCGTTAAAGATCAATTTACCAACAGTCGTAATCATTAATTTCTCTTTTTGCCATTCAGTAAATGGTTTATTTGGAATATCAGTTGGTTTGATTGCGATTCTAGAGTGCAAATGAACGTATCCGCTTTGGTAAGCAAGCATTGCTTCATTCAAACTACTAAATTGCATACCTTCGCCTTCACGTCCTTCTTCTTCCATAGTCAGGTAGTAGTTACCTAAGACCATATCTTGAGAAGGTGTTACAACTGGTTTACCATCTTTAGGATTCAAGATGTTTTGTGCAGCCAGCATCAACATACGAGCTTCAGCTTGCGCTTCGTCACTTAACGGTACATGGACAGCCATTTGGTCACCATCGAAATCGGCATTATAAGCTTCACACACTAATGGGTGAAGACGGATAGCTTTACCTTCAACAAGAACAGGTTCAAATGCTTGAATCCCTAATCTGTGTAAAGTAGGTGCCCGGTTCAATAGTACTGGATGTTCACGAATCACTTCTTCTAAAATTGGCCAAATAGCGTCATCTTGACGATCAATTTTACGTTTAGCATTTTTAATATTGCTTGCGATGTCGCGTTCAACTAATTCTTTCATTACAAATGGTTTGAACAATTCAATAGCCATTTGTTTTGGTAAACCACATTGGTACATTTTCAAGAACGGTCCAACAACGATAACTGAACGTCCTGAATAATCGACACGTTTACCTAGTAAGTTCTGACGGAAACGTCCTTGTTTCCCTTTAAGCATGTGTGACAATGATTTCAATGGACGGTTACCTGGTCCAGTAACTGGACGGCCACGACGACCATTATCGATCAATGCATCTACTGCTTCTTGTAGCATACGTTTTTCATTTTGCACAATAATATTCGGTGCATTTAAATCTAATAAACGTTTCAAACGGTTGTTACGGTTGATTACACGACGGTACAAGTCATTTAAATCACTTGTAGCGAAACGTCCACCTTCTAATTGAACCATTGGACGAATTTCTGGTGGAATAATAGGAACAACATCCATAACCATCCATGAAGGTTGGTTACCAGAATTACGGAATGCTTCTAAAATGTCTAAACGACGAATCGCACGTGTCCGTTTTTGACCAGTAGTTGTTTTTAAGACTTCTTTTAATTCTTCCACTTCTTGATCCAATTTAACATCATTCAAGAGTTGTTTAACCGCTTCTGCTCCCATTTCGGCATTAAATTCATTGCCGTATTGTTCGCGCTTTTCGCGGTACTCTCTTTCAGTTAATAATTGTTTCTTTTCTAATGGTGTACTTCCTGGTTCAGTTACTACATATGAAGCGAAGTAAATGATTTCTTCAAGAGCACGAGGACTCATATCTAACACAAGACCCATACGACTTGGAATACCTTTGAAGTACCAAATATGAGAAACTGGTGCTGCTAATTCAATATGACCCATACGTTCACGACGTACTTTTGAGCGTGTAACTTCTACTCCACAACGGTCACAAACAATTCCTTTATAACGAATACGTTTGTATTTTCCACAAGCACATTCCCAGTCTTTTGAAGGACCAAAAATACGTTCACAGAACAAACCATCACGTTCAGGTTTTAAGGTACGGTAGTTAATGGTTTCAGGTTTTTTTACTTCACCATAAGACCAACTGCGGATTTTATCTGGAGAAGCCAAACCAATTTGCATGCTTTCAAAATTATTAACGTCTATCAAGGGGCTAACCTCCCTTTATTTTTGTTGAGCTGCCCTACCTGCTCTAATGTTTTATTTATAGATAGTGGTATCTATCTTTGGTTGTCATTTGTTGAACGTCTTTAAAATGGATGCTCGAAAGGCCAAATAAGTATCATTCACTTAATGGCCAATCGAAAACACCAGTCTTAGTCTTCTTTTAACCGTTCTTGTTCAGCTGCTTCAGTGCGAATTTTTTCTTGTTCTTCAGCATATTTATTTAACGCATCCGGATTCACGATGTCATCATCGTCATCCATATCGCGTAGTTCAATTGCTTCATCATTTTCGTTTAACACTTTCATGTCTAAACCTAATGATTGTAGTTCTTTTACTAATACGCGGAATGATTCTGGAACACCTGGTTTTGGAATTTTTTCGCCTTTGACGATTGCTTCGTATGTTTTCACACGACCAACAACATCATCAGATTTGTAAGTTAAGATTTCTTGTAACGTATAAGCTGCCCCATATGCTTCAAGAGCCCAAACTTCCATCTCTCCAAAACGTTGTCCACCGAATTGAGCTTTACCACCCAATGGTTGTTGTGTAACTAATGAGTAAGGTCCTGTTGAACGAGCATGTAATTTATCATCGACCATGTGGGCCAATTTAATCATGTACATAACCCCAACTGAAATACGGTTGTCAAACGGTTCCCCAGTACGACCATCATATAAAACAGTTTTTGCATCAGCAGCCATTCCAGCTTCTCTAACGGTATCCCATACATCTTCATCGGATGCTCCATCAAATACTGGTGTTGCAATGTGGATACCCAATTGACGAGCAGCCATACCAATGTGTAATTCTAATACTTGCCCAATATTCATACGTGATGGTACCCCTAATGGGTTCAACATGATGTCAACTGGTGTTCCGTCAGGCATAAATGGCATATCTTCTTCCGGCATGATTAAAGAGACAACCCCTTTGTTACCATGACGTCCGGCCATTTTATCCCCTTCGTTGATTTTACGTTTTTGAACAATGTAAACACGAACTAACATGTTTACACCTGGTGATAATTCATCTCCAGCTTCACGAGTAAAGATTTTCACATCATGAACTGTTCCGCCGCCACCATGTGGCACACGAAGAGAAGTATCTCTAACTTCACGAGCTTTTTCACCAAAGATTGCATGCAATAGACGTTCTTCAGCTGATAATTCTGTTACCCCTTTAGGAGTTACTTTACCAACTAATAAATCGCCGTCTTTTACTTCAGCACCAATACGGATAATTCCCATTTCGTCTAGATCTTTCAAAGCGTCGTCTCCAACGTTTGGAAGTTCACGTGTGATTTCTTCAGGTCCAAGTTTTGTATCACGTGCTTCTGATTCAAATTCTTCAATATGAATAGAAGTGTATACATCATCTTTAACTAAACGTTCACTCATGATAATGGCATCCTCATAGTTGTACCCTTCCCATGTCATGAAGGCTACTAATGGGTTTTGTCCTAATGCCATTTCGCCATTTTCCATAGAAGAACCATCTGCTAAGATTTCGCCTTTTTCTACGCGGTCGCCTTTTTCTACGATTGGGCGTTGGTTGTAACAAGTACCTGAATTTGAACGACGGAATTTTGTTACAGCATATTTATTTAAAGCACCGTTTTCTTGACGTACACGAATTTGATCTGCATCTACGTATTCAACGATACCATCATTTTTACAAATCAATGCAGCTCCAGAATCTCGAGCAGCTACGTGTTCCATACCCGTTCCTACTAGTGGACCTTGAGGGTGGATCAACGGAACAGCTTGACGTTGCATGTTTGCTCCCATAAGAGCACGGTTACTATCATCATTTTCCAAGAAAGGAATACAAGCTGTCGCAACGGCTACTACTTGTTTAGGAGAAACGTCCATATAATCAACGCGACTAATAGGAACTTCTAAGTTTTCTTCCACATAACGAGCAAGTACAATATCATTTGCAAATGTGCCGTCTTCATTCAATGGAGCATTTGCTTGGGCAACAACATAGTTATCTTCTTCATCGGCTGTTAGGTAATCAATTTGATCCGTAACAAGACCTGTTTCGCGGTTTACACGACGATAAGGAGTTTCAATGAAACCAAATTTATTTACTTTAGCATAACTTGATAGACTGTTGATCAATCCAATGTTTGGACCTTCTGGTGTTTCAATCGGACACATACGGCCATAATGGGAATAATGCACATCACGTACTTCATATCCAGCTCGGTCCCTAGTTAAACCACCGGGTCCTAAGGCAGATAGACGACGTTTATGTGTTAACTCACCTAATGGGTTTGTTTGGTCCATGAATTGAGACAATTGAGAAGAACCAAAGAATTCTTTGATTGATGCTACAACCGGACGAATGTTGATCAATTGTTGCGGTGTAACAGTAGCCATATCTTGGATAGACATACGTTCACGAACCACACGTTCCATACGAGATAACCCAATACGGAATTGATTTTGCAACAATTCACCTACTGAACGAATACGACGGTTTCCTAAATGGTCAATATCGTCTACGTTACCGATACCTTCTTGTAAGTTAAAGAAATAACTCATAGAAGCTAAAATATCAGCTGGTGTTGCATTTTTAGTTTCGTCTGCAATTACTTTATTTCCAATCATATTTACAACACGTTCTGGGTCTCTTTGAGAAAAGACTTTTACAACTTGTAATTCTACAGGTTCTGGAACGACACTGTCATCTGATGGGTAATACGTAACACTGTTTAAACCATCATTTAGATATGGTGTTAATTTATCAATTTGATCACGGTCTAAAAATGTA
Proteins encoded in this window:
- the rpoC gene encoding DNA-directed RNA polymerase subunit beta', which codes for MIDVNNFESMQIGLASPDKIRSWSYGEVKKPETINYRTLKPERDGLFCERIFGPSKDWECACGKYKRIRYKGIVCDRCGVEVTRSKVRRERMGHIELAAPVSHIWYFKGIPSRMGLVLDMSPRALEEIIYFASYVVTEPGSTPLEKKQLLTEREYREKREQYGNEFNAEMGAEAVKQLLNDVKLDQEVEELKEVLKTTTGQKRTRAIRRLDILEAFRNSGNQPSWMVMDVVPIIPPEIRPMVQLEGGRFATSDLNDLYRRVINRNNRLKRLLDLNAPNIIVQNEKRMLQEAVDALIDNGRRGRPVTGPGNRPLKSLSHMLKGKQGRFRQNLLGKRVDYSGRSVIVVGPFLKMYQCGLPKQMAIELFKPFVMKELVERDIASNIKNAKRKIDRQDDAIWPILEEVIREHPVLLNRAPTLHRLGIQAFEPVLVEGKAIRLHPLVCEAYNADFDGDQMAVHVPLSDEAQAEARMLMLAAQNILNPKDGKPVVTPSQDMVLGNYYLTMEEEGREGEGMQFSSLNEAMLAYQSGYVHLHSRIAIKPTDIPNKPFTEWQKEKLMITTVGKLIFNDIMPNEFPYMNEPTQSNLEVQTPDSYFVEPGIDVLAHIQAQELVKPFKKKNLGNIIAEVFKRFKITETSKMLDRMKDLGYKYSTKAGITVGIADIVVLEEKQEILDNAHLQVEKVTKQFRRGLITDEERYERVIDIWNKTKDHIQIKLMESLNDLNPIFMMSDSGARGNISNFTQLAGMRGLMAAPNGQIMELPVTSNFREGLSVLEMFISTHGARKGMTDTALKTADSGYLTRRLVDVAQDVIIRETDCGSDRGLVIYAIKEGNEVIEPLEERLLGRYTRKTVFNPEDGTVIIGENQIITEDIAREIIAVGIEEVTIRSVFTCNTKHGVCKHCYGRNLATGSEVEVGEAVGTIAAQSIGEPGTQLTMRTFHTGGVAGDDITQGLPRIQEIFEARHPKGQAVITEVTGEIISIDENPAARTKEVTIKGETDTRSYQVPFTARMRVAEGDIIHRGEALDQGSIDPKELLRVRDVLAVENYLLREVQKVYRMQGVEIGDKHIEVMVRQMLRKVRVMDPGETDILPGTLIDIHDYTDKNFETLVSGGIPATARPVLLGITKASLETNSFLSAASFQETTRVLTDAAIRGKRDPLLGLKENVIIGKVIPAGTGMAKYRKMKPKGVGVVSENVYSINDQVEPK
- the rpoB gene encoding DNA-directed RNA polymerase subunit beta — its product is MAGHLVNYGKHRTRRSFSRIHEVLELPNLIEIQTDSYQWFLDEGLREMFKDISPIDDFAGNLSLEFTDYQLQEPKYSVEEARSHDANYSAPIYVKLRLINKESGEVKEQEVFFGDFPLMTEMGTFVINGAERVIVSQLVRSPGVYFHGKLDKNGKEGFGSTLIPNRGAWLEFETDAKDLSYVRIDRTRKIPLTVLVRALGFGSDDQILEIFGDNESLRLTMEKDLHKNAGDSRTEEALKDVYERLRPGEPKTADSSRSLLTARFFDPKRYDLANVGRYKVNKKLNLVTRLFNQTLAETLVDPETGEIIVESGTFLDRDQIDKLTPYLNDGLNSVTYYPSDDSVVPEPVELQVVKVFSQRDPERVVNMIGNKVIADETKNATPADILASMSYFFNLQEGIGNVDDIDHLGNRRIRSVGELLQNQFRIGLSRMERVVRERMSIQDMATVTPQQLINIRPVVASIKEFFGSSQLSQFMDQTNPLGELTHKRRLSALGPGGLTRDRAGYEVRDVHYSHYGRMCPIETPEGPNIGLINSLSSYAKVNKFGFIETPYRRVNRETGLVTDQIDYLTADEEDNYVVAQANAPLNEDGTFANDIVLARYVEENLEVPISRVDYMDVSPKQVVAVATACIPFLENDDSNRALMGANMQRQAVPLIHPQGPLVGTGMEHVAARDSGAALICKNDGIVEYVDADQIRVRQENGALNKYAVTKFRRSNSGTCYNQRPIVEKGDRVEKGEILADGSSMENGEMALGQNPLVAFMTWEGYNYEDAIIMSERLVKDDVYTSIHIEEFESEARDTKLGPEEITRELPNVGDDALKDLDEMGIIRIGAEVKDGDLLVGKVTPKGVTELSAEERLLHAIFGEKAREVRDTSLRVPHGGGGTVHDVKIFTREAGDELSPGVNMLVRVYIVQKRKINEGDKMAGRHGNKGVVSLIMPEEDMPFMPDGTPVDIMLNPLGVPSRMNIGQVLELHIGMAARQLGIHIATPVFDGASDEDVWDTVREAGMAADAKTVLYDGRTGEPFDNRISVGVMYMIKLAHMVDDKLHARSTGPYSLVTQQPLGGKAQFGGQRFGEMEVWALEAYGAAYTLQEILTYKSDDVVGRVKTYEAIVKGEKIPKPGVPESFRVLVKELQSLGLDMKVLNENDEAIELRDMDDDDDIVNPDALNKYAEEQEKIRTEAAEQERLKED